In Microbacterium sp. 1.5R, the following are encoded in one genomic region:
- a CDS encoding ABC transporter permease yields the protein MAIDVASRMSTKSASRTQGRRRVRLPSSRVAQIVVVVAVLVAWQLFATIGDLGAVPTPVAVGAAAITAVVEGSLWGPLGATLASWGVSLILAVVVGVAVGFPLGASRIAYRMSVFTLDFLRTIPALVLVPLVVLLYGSGLESTILLAFFAAVWAVIMQTIYGAHDVDKVARDTFRSFRIRRGDTLLFLLVPTALPYIATGIRLAAAICLLVTISAQIVIPAGGLGESILTSQLGGDIPTMYSYIVFCGLLGVGVNAGFARMEKALLSWHPAHRTVIA from the coding sequence ATGGCGATTGACGTCGCGTCCCGGATGTCGACGAAGTCGGCGTCTCGCACCCAGGGTCGGCGGCGGGTGCGTCTACCTTCCTCCCGAGTCGCCCAGATCGTCGTCGTCGTGGCGGTCCTCGTCGCGTGGCAGCTGTTCGCGACCATCGGGGATCTGGGCGCCGTCCCGACGCCGGTCGCTGTCGGCGCAGCCGCGATCACCGCGGTCGTCGAGGGTTCTCTCTGGGGCCCGCTCGGCGCGACGCTCGCAAGCTGGGGAGTGAGCTTGATTCTGGCCGTTGTGGTCGGCGTCGCCGTTGGCTTTCCGCTCGGCGCGAGCCGGATCGCGTACCGGATGTCGGTGTTCACCCTCGACTTCCTCCGCACGATCCCGGCGCTCGTGCTCGTACCCCTGGTGGTGCTTCTGTATGGATCGGGCCTGGAGAGCACCATTCTGCTGGCCTTCTTCGCAGCTGTCTGGGCGGTCATCATGCAGACGATCTACGGTGCGCACGATGTCGACAAAGTGGCGCGAGACACCTTCCGATCGTTTCGCATACGCCGCGGCGACACACTGCTCTTCCTGCTCGTTCCCACGGCGCTGCCTTACATCGCAACCGGCATCCGGCTCGCTGCCGCGATCTGCCTGCTCGTCACGATCAGTGCGCAGATCGTCATCCCCGCCGGGGGCCTGGGTGAGAGCATCCTGACCAGCCAGCTCGGAGGAGACATCCCGACGATGTATTCCTACATCGTCTTCTGCGGCCTGCTCGGCGTCGGGGTGAACGCAGGGTTCGCCCGGATGGAGAAGGCGTTGCTCAGCTGGCACCCGGCGCATCGGACGGTGATCGCGTGA
- the cydC gene encoding thiol reductant ABC exporter subunit CydC, giving the protein MSGASSAVRVRGILRLAQPPMRRFLPGAIWGFLSAGAAVSLLAVSGWLIVSASIVDSLVPLSIAVVGVRFFAVSRAVTRYLERLSGHDAALRQLASTRADMVRRLTPLSPAGLGRTDHGRVLSALVDDVENLQNLPLRVVQPLAVSGLVALGAVGFLAFVSLPAALTLSACLVVAAAAAIGLGWVFGSRAEAAVSRRRGDLSAALTDYFGTLDVLLAYGAEPQARERVRQADAELRRAVSTASLAQAIAAGVVSAVAGAASVWALAVAAPGLTTGAIDGPWLAVAVLVPMVVFEVFGAVPIAAASWRSVRSSAERIVDVLPAEMPAELRSDDGEDVEIVGVPALRLRDVRAWWPGGTPALRGVDLDLHPGERVLVSGPSGAGKSSLAAALVGFLRVEGEYSVGGMDASALSGPALRRTIGLCEQSPQLFDEDIRQNLLFARDSATDDELLAVLDRVGLGAWVRERGGLDARVGDRGGLVSGGQAQRIALARALLRGFPVLVLDEPTAGVEPDASDALLRDLLHAAGEQSVLLISHVAPPAGAVDRVVRLDDGRTVAE; this is encoded by the coding sequence GTGAGCGGCGCCAGCTCCGCCGTGCGTGTGCGCGGCATCCTGCGTCTCGCGCAGCCGCCGATGCGCCGCTTCCTCCCCGGCGCGATCTGGGGTTTCCTGTCGGCGGGCGCCGCGGTGAGCCTGCTCGCGGTGAGCGGCTGGCTGATCGTCAGCGCATCGATCGTCGACTCTCTCGTGCCGCTGTCGATCGCGGTGGTCGGGGTGAGGTTCTTCGCGGTGTCTCGTGCGGTGACCCGGTATCTGGAACGGCTGAGCGGCCACGATGCGGCGCTGCGTCAGCTCGCCTCGACACGCGCCGACATGGTGCGGCGCCTCACTCCGCTGTCGCCTGCCGGACTCGGACGAACCGACCACGGTCGCGTGCTCTCGGCCCTCGTCGACGATGTCGAGAACCTGCAGAACCTGCCGCTGCGGGTCGTGCAGCCGCTCGCAGTCTCGGGGCTCGTCGCCCTCGGCGCCGTCGGATTCCTGGCGTTCGTGTCGCTGCCGGCCGCACTCACTCTCTCCGCATGCCTCGTGGTAGCGGCCGCTGCGGCGATCGGACTGGGGTGGGTGTTCGGCTCTCGGGCCGAGGCCGCCGTCTCCCGCCGTCGCGGCGACCTCTCCGCCGCGCTGACCGACTACTTCGGCACGCTCGATGTGCTGCTCGCCTATGGAGCTGAGCCGCAGGCCCGCGAGCGGGTGCGGCAGGCGGATGCCGAGCTGCGCCGCGCCGTGAGCACGGCATCCCTGGCGCAGGCGATCGCAGCCGGCGTCGTGTCGGCGGTCGCGGGCGCGGCGTCGGTCTGGGCGCTGGCTGTCGCGGCTCCCGGGCTGACGACCGGGGCGATCGACGGACCCTGGCTCGCCGTGGCCGTGCTCGTTCCCATGGTCGTGTTCGAGGTCTTCGGCGCCGTGCCGATCGCCGCGGCATCCTGGCGCAGCGTGCGTTCGAGCGCCGAGCGCATCGTCGACGTGCTGCCGGCGGAGATGCCGGCCGAGCTGAGGTCGGACGACGGCGAGGATGTGGAGATCGTCGGAGTTCCCGCGCTGCGACTCCGTGATGTGCGCGCGTGGTGGCCCGGGGGGACGCCGGCTCTCCGAGGAGTCGACCTGGACCTGCATCCGGGCGAGCGTGTGCTCGTGTCGGGACCGAGCGGTGCGGGGAAGAGCTCGCTGGCCGCAGCGCTCGTCGGATTCCTGCGGGTCGAGGGTGAGTATTCCGTCGGCGGCATGGATGCATCGGCGCTCTCGGGTCCTGCGCTACGCCGCACGATCGGGCTGTGCGAGCAGAGTCCGCAGCTGTTCGACGAAGACATCCGCCAGAACCTGCTGTTCGCCCGAGACTCCGCGACCGACGATGAGCTGCTCGCGGTGCTCGACCGCGTCGGCCTCGGCGCCTGGGTGCGCGAGCGGGGCGGACTGGATGCGCGGGTCGGCGACCGCGGCGGACTCGTGTCCGGCGGGCAGGCGCAGCGGATCGCTCTGGCTCGCGCGCTGCTCAGGGGCTTCCCGGTCTTGGTGCTCGACGAGCCGACCGCGGGTGTCGAGCCCGATGCATCCGATGCGTTGCTGCGCGACCTGCTGCACGCGGCGGGGGAGCAGTCGGTGCTGCTGATCTCGCACGTCGCCCCGCCCGCGGGCGCCGTCGACCGGGTCGTGCGGTTGGACGACGGGCGCACGGTCGCGGAGTAG
- a CDS encoding ABC transporter substrate-binding protein, with protein MTELTVGITPIANAANLYIAIDQGYFDDEGLVVTPSVIQTAATAIPSLLNDELQLALMTSVPVITAASKGLPVVVASGNDRYPVDGVGDTTALIAAPDSGVSSVEDLADKTVAVVGLKSAPELALRVVLEEAGVDPADVEIVEIAYPDMVSALQSDRVDAAFVVDPFLSEAEAAGLVPISQPFTEGLGGMTALTWVAGEQFANANPETITKFTTAIQRAAEYANENPEAVRAVLPTFTSLSPEAIENSVIPLYDSSLSEADVENYVELMEREGFIEAGYDPSDLLWKTDGD; from the coding sequence GTGACCGAGCTCACCGTCGGCATAACCCCGATCGCGAACGCTGCCAACCTCTACATCGCGATCGACCAGGGCTACTTCGACGACGAAGGCCTCGTCGTGACTCCTTCGGTCATCCAAACGGCTGCGACCGCGATCCCTTCGCTGCTGAATGACGAACTTCAGCTGGCGCTGATGACGTCCGTCCCGGTGATCACTGCCGCATCGAAAGGGCTCCCGGTCGTCGTTGCCTCCGGCAACGACCGATATCCAGTCGACGGGGTCGGCGACACGACCGCGCTCATCGCCGCTCCCGACAGTGGAGTCTCGTCGGTGGAAGACCTCGCTGACAAGACAGTCGCCGTTGTGGGTCTGAAGTCCGCGCCCGAGCTCGCTCTGCGCGTGGTGCTGGAAGAGGCGGGAGTCGATCCTGCCGATGTCGAGATCGTCGAGATCGCCTATCCCGACATGGTCTCGGCGTTGCAGTCCGATCGAGTGGATGCGGCGTTCGTCGTCGACCCGTTCCTCTCGGAAGCCGAAGCCGCCGGGCTCGTCCCGATCTCTCAGCCCTTCACCGAGGGGCTCGGCGGCATGACCGCGCTCACCTGGGTTGCGGGAGAACAGTTTGCGAACGCAAACCCCGAGACCATCACCAAATTCACTACCGCGATCCAGCGAGCGGCCGAGTACGCCAACGAGAACCCGGAGGCAGTGCGGGCCGTTCTTCCCACGTTCACCTCTCTCTCGCCGGAGGCGATCGAGAACTCGGTCATTCCCCTCTATGACTCCTCGCTGTCCGAGGCGGACGTCGAGAACTACGTCGAGCTGATGGAACGGGAGGGCTTCATCGAGGCCGGTTACGACCCGTCCGACCTTCTGTGGAAGACCGATGGCGATTGA
- a CDS encoding ABC transporter permease, translating to MNARAARIALPALVPIALIAIWWFASAGSTSFYFPPLETILRRFRELWLFALVPEHVVPSLQAILAGLGISVVLGIALGVVIGLSDYVATAVGPVLQFLRYLPAVALLPLAIQLIGIGQDMRITIIVLGALWPILLNTIDGVRGTPPAFVDVARSNRVRTVDWIFRIVLPNAGPQIFAGIRASLAVSVILMFASELLGASRGIGYFILQAQRQFSIPEMWSGMLLLGIIGYALNLILMVIEHHVLAWHRKSRT from the coding sequence GTGAATGCACGAGCCGCGCGGATCGCGCTCCCCGCTCTGGTGCCGATCGCGCTGATCGCGATCTGGTGGTTCGCCAGCGCCGGGAGCACCTCGTTCTACTTCCCCCCGTTGGAAACAATCCTGCGGCGGTTCCGAGAGTTGTGGCTGTTCGCGCTCGTGCCCGAACATGTCGTGCCGAGCCTGCAAGCGATCCTCGCCGGGCTCGGGATCTCCGTCGTACTCGGAATCGCCCTCGGGGTGGTGATCGGTCTGAGTGATTACGTCGCGACCGCCGTCGGCCCGGTCCTTCAGTTTCTGAGATACCTGCCCGCCGTGGCTCTGCTGCCTCTCGCGATCCAGTTGATCGGCATCGGCCAGGACATGCGCATCACGATCATCGTGCTCGGCGCGCTCTGGCCCATCCTCCTCAACACGATCGATGGGGTGCGCGGGACACCTCCTGCGTTCGTGGACGTGGCCAGGTCGAACCGCGTGCGCACCGTCGACTGGATCTTCAGGATCGTGCTCCCGAACGCCGGCCCCCAGATCTTCGCGGGCATCCGCGCGAGCCTCGCCGTGTCGGTCATCTTGATGTTCGCCAGCGAACTTCTCGGGGCTTCCCGGGGAATCGGCTACTTCATCCTGCAAGCCCAGCGTCAGTTCTCCATCCCGGAGATGTGGTCGGGGATGCTGCTTCTGGGAATCATCGGCTACGCCCTCAACCTCATCCTCATGGTGATCGAGCATCACGTGCTCGCTTGGCACCGCAAATCCCGCACATGA
- a CDS encoding ABC transporter ATP-binding protein, translating to MDESRIPALEAVAVTKSFGSNQVLAGVSFEAARGEFVCIVGPSGTGKTTLLRTLAALGPADSGEVRINGQPVTRPPAEVSVVFQDYSRSLMPWMRIAQNVELPLRRYGMSSSDRKERVRQALAEVGLPHAERLYPWEMSGGMQQRAAIARSLAYRPEVLIMDEPFASVDAQTRADLEDLMLDIRDRLGVTIILVTHDIDEAVYLGDKVIVLSGRPASVEASVDIPLGRGRDQITTKSRSDYLDLRATIRRMIMRNSIDVA from the coding sequence ATGGACGAATCTCGAATCCCGGCACTGGAGGCAGTCGCCGTCACGAAGTCATTCGGCAGCAATCAAGTGCTCGCAGGTGTGTCGTTCGAAGCGGCGCGCGGCGAATTCGTGTGCATCGTCGGTCCCTCCGGTACGGGGAAGACGACGCTTCTGCGCACCCTCGCGGCTCTCGGTCCCGCGGATTCCGGTGAGGTCCGGATCAATGGCCAGCCGGTTACGCGTCCACCCGCTGAGGTCTCCGTGGTCTTCCAGGATTACAGCAGGTCACTGATGCCGTGGATGCGCATCGCTCAGAACGTCGAGCTGCCCCTCAGGCGGTACGGGATGTCTTCGTCCGACCGGAAGGAGCGGGTCCGCCAGGCGCTGGCTGAGGTTGGTCTCCCTCACGCCGAGCGGCTCTACCCGTGGGAGATGTCCGGCGGCATGCAGCAGCGGGCGGCCATCGCCAGGTCGCTCGCGTACCGTCCGGAAGTGCTGATCATGGACGAGCCGTTCGCCTCGGTCGACGCCCAGACCAGGGCCGATCTCGAAGACCTCATGCTCGACATCCGAGATCGACTCGGCGTGACGATCATCCTCGTTACCCACGACATCGATGAAGCCGTCTACCTGGGCGACAAGGTCATCGTTCTGTCAGGACGGCCCGCTTCGGTCGAGGCTTCGGTCGATATTCCTCTCGGACGAGGTCGCGACCAGATCACGACGAAGTCGCGATCTGACTATCTGGATCTGCGGGCGACGATCCGCCGGATGATCATGCGGAACTCGATCGACGTAGCGTGA